The Arthrobacter sp. NicSoilC5 genome has a window encoding:
- a CDS encoding LCP family protein — protein sequence MASSSVLNTGTGPSLTDPVRYPVSASPAVRTKRAFVLVLLTLLVPGSAQLVAGDRKLGRTALRVTLCVWALLLLAVVLLLVNRSLVISIATNPVTSLLLVVVMSALALGWALLFLNTLRLIRPVLLAPRARPAVGIALVVALVLGSGSMGYAAYLLNVGRNAIGNIFSSGPAIEPVDGRYNFLMMGGDAGDDRTGRRPDSLSILSVDAQTGQTAIISVPRNFQNAQFSEDSPMRAIYPDGYDCGDECLINAINTEVTNEHADLYPGVADPGAQATMEAVSGTLGMKIQAYVLVDMEGFSTLIDAMGGIRIKAGGWVPMSGYFDEATKTHGMPLGWIPAGDQTLNGAQALWYGRSREYVDDYSRIQRQQCVQQAMLKQLDPATLLSKFEDIAGAGTKVVESNISSAQLGSFLDLAIKARGKDVKRLTIGPPDFDASFSTNPDFDQIHERVDQLLASASAKGAQSAGIPDDGTAVPQAGAGHVQAAGAVPATLPAAGSAARQPSPSDFTPVTTTPDGEPITEEMLTQLKLEGNEEAIRQLVATNGQCAPL from the coding sequence ATGGCCAGCAGCAGCGTTCTCAATACCGGCACCGGTCCGTCACTGACGGACCCGGTCCGCTATCCGGTCAGTGCTTCTCCCGCGGTCAGGACCAAGCGTGCCTTCGTCCTGGTCCTGCTGACCCTCCTGGTACCGGGCAGCGCCCAACTCGTGGCAGGCGACAGGAAGCTGGGACGGACTGCCCTGCGGGTAACGCTCTGCGTGTGGGCACTCCTGCTGCTGGCAGTGGTTCTCTTGCTGGTCAACCGGAGCCTGGTCATCAGCATCGCCACCAACCCGGTCACCTCGCTGCTGCTGGTGGTCGTGATGTCGGCGCTGGCCCTCGGCTGGGCCCTCCTGTTCCTGAATACCCTGCGCCTCATCCGCCCTGTCCTGCTGGCGCCGCGGGCCCGCCCCGCCGTCGGCATAGCCCTGGTGGTGGCCCTGGTCCTGGGCAGTGGCTCCATGGGGTATGCCGCCTACCTGCTGAACGTAGGCCGCAACGCCATCGGCAACATCTTTTCGTCCGGTCCCGCCATCGAGCCGGTGGACGGGCGCTACAACTTCCTCATGATGGGCGGCGACGCCGGCGATGACCGCACGGGCCGCCGGCCGGACAGCCTGTCCATCCTGAGCGTGGACGCCCAAACGGGCCAGACCGCCATTATTTCCGTCCCCAGGAACTTCCAGAACGCGCAGTTCAGCGAAGACTCCCCCATGCGGGCCATCTATCCCGACGGCTACGACTGCGGCGACGAGTGCCTGATCAACGCCATCAACACCGAGGTCACCAACGAGCACGCGGACCTCTATCCCGGTGTGGCGGACCCCGGAGCGCAGGCAACCATGGAGGCCGTTTCCGGAACGCTGGGCATGAAAATCCAGGCTTACGTGCTCGTTGACATGGAGGGGTTCTCCACCCTGATCGACGCCATGGGCGGCATCCGGATCAAGGCCGGCGGCTGGGTTCCCATGAGCGGCTACTTCGACGAGGCCACCAAGACCCACGGGATGCCCCTCGGGTGGATTCCGGCCGGAGACCAGACGCTCAACGGCGCCCAGGCCCTCTGGTACGGACGCTCGCGCGAGTACGTGGACGACTACTCCCGCATCCAGCGCCAGCAGTGCGTGCAGCAGGCAATGCTGAAACAGCTTGACCCCGCCACCCTGCTGTCCAAGTTCGAGGACATCGCCGGCGCGGGAACCAAGGTGGTGGAATCAAACATCTCTTCCGCCCAGCTGGGCAGTTTCCTGGACCTCGCGATCAAGGCGCGAGGCAAGGACGTCAAACGGCTGACCATCGGCCCTCCGGACTTCGATGCGTCGTTCTCCACGAACCCCGACTTCGACCAGATCCACGAACGGGTGGACCAGCTGCTGGCATCCGCATCCGCCAAGGGTGCACAGTCGGCAGGAATTCCCGACGACGGCACGGCAGTTCCGCAGGCAGGCGCCGGACACGTCCAGGCGGCCGGGGCTGTCCCCGCCACCCTGCCCGCCGCGGGCAGCGCTGCCCGGCAGCCCTCGCCGTCGGACTTCACGCCGGTGACCACCACACCCGACGGCGAGCCGATCACCGAAGAGATGCTGACCCAACTCAAGCTGGAGGGCAACGAGGAGGCCATCCGCCAACTCGTGGCCACCAACGGTCAGTGCGCCCCGCTCTAG
- a CDS encoding 5-(carboxyamino)imidazole ribonucleotide synthase, translating into MTFPVIGVVGGGQLARMMAPAATALGFELRVLAEGEDVSAVSAVPATPVGDYKDLQTLLDFAEGLDVMTFDHEHVPTDHLRALQDAGVNVQPGPDALVHAQDKLVMRAAIDRLELPNPAWASVADVDALVRFGDETGWPVVLKTPRGGYDGKGVRIVASAEEAAEAADWFAAMSPLLAEAKVEFTRELSALVARTPDGEARAWPVVHTIQVDGVCDEVIAPALDIPLEVAAAAEDAALRIAAELDVTGVLAVELFETPGTGAGFLINELAMRPHNTGHWTQDGSITSQFEQHLRAVLNLPLGATDALAPVTVMKNFLGGDNQDLYSAYPMALATEPAAKVHCYGKSVRPGRKIGHVNLMGSSTTEVDSVRRRATAVAGIIRDGRVTTEEPSAIFEENA; encoded by the coding sequence GTGACTTTTCCAGTGATAGGCGTGGTTGGCGGCGGCCAGCTCGCGCGAATGATGGCCCCTGCCGCTACAGCACTCGGCTTTGAACTGCGTGTCCTCGCCGAAGGCGAGGACGTTTCGGCAGTGTCGGCCGTCCCCGCCACACCGGTGGGCGATTACAAGGACCTGCAGACACTCCTGGACTTCGCAGAAGGCCTGGATGTCATGACGTTCGACCACGAGCACGTGCCGACGGACCACCTCCGCGCCCTGCAGGATGCCGGAGTCAACGTCCAGCCCGGACCGGATGCCCTGGTCCATGCCCAGGACAAGCTGGTCATGCGGGCCGCCATCGACCGGCTGGAACTGCCCAATCCCGCGTGGGCGTCCGTGGCGGACGTTGACGCGCTGGTCCGCTTCGGCGACGAAACAGGCTGGCCCGTAGTGCTGAAAACCCCCCGCGGCGGCTACGACGGCAAGGGTGTGCGGATCGTCGCCTCAGCGGAAGAGGCCGCGGAAGCCGCCGACTGGTTTGCCGCCATGAGTCCCCTGCTGGCCGAGGCGAAGGTCGAGTTCACCCGCGAACTCTCCGCCCTCGTGGCCCGCACCCCCGATGGCGAGGCCCGCGCCTGGCCCGTGGTCCACACCATCCAGGTGGACGGCGTCTGCGACGAGGTGATCGCACCCGCGCTGGACATCCCGCTGGAGGTTGCTGCCGCAGCTGAGGACGCAGCATTGCGCATCGCCGCCGAGCTTGACGTCACCGGCGTCCTTGCCGTGGAACTGTTCGAAACCCCGGGCACGGGGGCCGGCTTCCTGATCAACGAACTGGCCATGCGCCCACACAACACCGGCCACTGGACCCAGGACGGTTCCATCACCAGCCAGTTCGAACAGCACCTCCGCGCAGTCCTGAACCTGCCGTTGGGTGCCACCGACGCGCTGGCACCCGTAACCGTGATGAAGAACTTCCTGGGCGGAGACAACCAGGATCTGTACTCCGCCTACCCCATGGCGCTGGCCACCGAACCCGCTGCCAAGGTGCACTGCTACGGCAAGTCGGTGCGGCCCGGGCGCAAGATCGGCCACGTCAACCTGATGGGCAGTTCGACGACGGAAGTGGACTCCGTCCGCCGCCGGGCCACGGCCGTGGCGGGCATCATCCGCGACGGGCGGGTTACCACCGAAGAACCTTCCGCAATTTTCGAGGAGAACGCATGA
- a CDS encoding WhiB family transcriptional regulator, whose amino-acid sequence MGQAERIQEDAVVAGQATAKYRARGVPSDWYVDPADPDAAERYNRNSTSVLEDQATAFLAAHEALLDGGAEPEDDLDPPMEIAAAGTAQPVWIGLPLQQDFDDEGELGWQTDALCAQTDPEAFFPEKGGSTRDAKKVCGACNVRSQCLEYALANDERFGIWGGLSERERRRLRKRAI is encoded by the coding sequence GTGGGGCAAGCAGAGCGTATCCAGGAAGATGCCGTCGTGGCCGGTCAGGCAACGGCAAAGTACCGTGCGCGGGGGGTGCCCAGCGATTGGTACGTGGATCCCGCCGATCCTGATGCTGCGGAGCGGTACAACAGGAATTCCACCAGCGTCCTCGAAGACCAGGCTACGGCGTTCCTTGCAGCGCATGAAGCCCTCCTGGACGGCGGCGCGGAGCCGGAAGACGACCTCGATCCGCCCATGGAAATTGCTGCCGCCGGGACGGCCCAGCCGGTCTGGATCGGGCTGCCGCTCCAACAGGACTTCGACGACGAAGGCGAACTGGGCTGGCAGACGGACGCTCTGTGCGCACAGACGGATCCGGAAGCCTTCTTCCCCGAAAAGGGCGGCTCCACCCGCGATGCCAAGAAGGTTTGCGGCGCCTGCAACGTGAGGTCCCAGTGCCTTGAGTACGCGTTGGCCAATGACGAACGGTTCGGTATCTGGGGAGGCCTTTCCGAGCGTGAGCGCCGGCGGCTAAGGAAGCGAGCAATCTAA
- a CDS encoding TIGR03089 family protein gives MTTTPAIDLMGTLRSGNSTAPRLTWYGPDSERVELSGRVLDNWVAKTSNLLQDELDAEPGMRLRLALPAHWKAMVWALAGWQLGLETVFDGGPADFLATDDPAAATGQHDAVIAVALPALAMRWAGGLPAGWIDYAAEVRSHGDVFMPHTDPDPAGCALRTADGNAIPHRDLLTGFALQHEEGARVHIPADRGLESALSSALGAWLRDGSVVLTHPEVALTDKLRADERIHGS, from the coding sequence ATGACGACAACCCCCGCAATCGACCTGATGGGCACCCTTCGCTCGGGCAACTCCACGGCCCCACGCCTCACGTGGTACGGCCCAGACTCGGAGCGGGTGGAATTGTCCGGACGGGTCCTGGACAACTGGGTGGCAAAGACCAGCAACCTGCTGCAGGACGAACTGGATGCGGAGCCGGGCATGCGGCTGCGGCTTGCCCTTCCGGCGCACTGGAAAGCCATGGTGTGGGCGCTGGCCGGCTGGCAGCTTGGCCTGGAAACAGTATTCGACGGCGGCCCGGCCGACTTCCTCGCCACAGACGATCCCGCTGCGGCCACCGGGCAGCATGACGCTGTCATCGCCGTGGCGCTCCCCGCCCTCGCCATGCGGTGGGCCGGCGGTCTTCCCGCGGGTTGGATCGACTACGCGGCCGAAGTGCGTTCCCACGGGGACGTGTTCATGCCGCACACCGATCCGGATCCGGCAGGCTGCGCCCTCCGGACCGCCGACGGGAATGCCATCCCCCACCGGGACTTGTTGACCGGTTTTGCCCTGCAGCATGAGGAGGGCGCCAGGGTTCATATCCCCGCAGACCGGGGACTCGAATCAGCGTTGTCCAGTGCGCTGGGTGCCTGGCTGCGGGACGGGTCGGTGGTGCTGACCCATCCCGAGGTGGCCCTCACTGACAAACTGCGCGCGGACGAACGCATCCACGGCAGCTAG
- a CDS encoding GtrA family protein, whose product MFSALADRIRGLASLFWREVAKFGAVGGVAFVIDNGLTYYLMHGPMSDSEAKARFVGATVATVFSWVANRFWTFRHRRQANVLREFIMFVIINGIGIGISTGFTALAKYWMGIDDKNLLFLAGVAGILVATVVRFFAYRFLVFNQELDQEPEFSHDHEIIEAHPHREPARAAERPAPTSADGGPQA is encoded by the coding sequence ATGTTTAGTGCACTTGCAGATCGTATCCGGGGGCTCGCCTCACTCTTCTGGCGCGAGGTGGCCAAGTTCGGTGCGGTGGGCGGTGTGGCGTTCGTCATTGACAACGGCCTGACCTATTACCTGATGCACGGCCCCATGTCGGACAGCGAGGCGAAGGCGCGATTCGTGGGCGCGACCGTTGCCACGGTCTTCTCGTGGGTGGCAAACCGCTTCTGGACCTTCCGGCACCGCCGGCAGGCCAACGTGCTCCGCGAGTTCATCATGTTCGTCATCATCAACGGCATTGGCATCGGCATCTCCACCGGATTTACGGCACTGGCCAAGTACTGGATGGGAATCGACGACAAGAACCTGCTGTTCCTGGCGGGCGTGGCCGGCATCCTGGTGGCCACGGTTGTCCGCTTCTTCGCGTACCGGTTCCTGGTCTTCAACCAGGAACTGGACCAGGAGCCGGAATTCTCCCACGACCACGAAATCATCGAAGCCCACCCGCACCGCGAGCCCGCACGCGCGGCGGAGCGTCCGGCGCCCACTTCCGCCGACGGCGGCCCGCAGGCCTAG
- the purE gene encoding 5-(carboxyamino)imidazole ribonucleotide mutase, whose protein sequence is MSAEATPAAGSAAGPLVGLVMGSDSDWPVMEAAADALAEFGIPFEADVVSAHRMPTEMIRYGQTAHERGLRVIIAGAGGAAHLPGMLASVTPLPVIGVPVPLKTLDGMDSLLSIVQMPAGVPVATVSIAGARNAGLLAVRMLASGTDELAASLRSDLLDFAADLNAVATRKGANLRQKVSEVFPGGSSALRGSR, encoded by the coding sequence ATGAGCGCCGAAGCCACCCCCGCCGCCGGTTCCGCCGCTGGCCCCCTGGTGGGCCTGGTCATGGGCTCCGACTCTGACTGGCCGGTCATGGAGGCTGCGGCGGACGCCCTGGCCGAATTCGGCATCCCCTTTGAAGCGGACGTCGTCTCCGCCCACCGGATGCCCACCGAGATGATCCGGTACGGCCAAACCGCGCACGAGCGCGGGCTGCGCGTCATCATCGCCGGTGCCGGCGGCGCGGCCCACCTGCCGGGCATGCTTGCCAGCGTCACGCCCCTGCCGGTGATCGGGGTTCCCGTTCCCCTGAAGACCCTCGACGGGATGGACTCCCTGCTCTCCATCGTCCAGATGCCGGCAGGCGTGCCGGTGGCCACGGTCTCCATCGCCGGTGCCCGCAACGCAGGGCTCCTGGCCGTGCGGATGCTGGCGTCCGGCACCGATGAACTTGCCGCGTCCCTGCGCTCCGATCTCCTCGACTTCGCCGCGGACCTGAACGCCGTCGCCACCCGCAAGGGCGCGAACCTGCGGCAGAAAGTCAGCGAAGTCTTCCCCGGCGGCTCCAGCGCTCTTCGGGGCAGCCGTTAG